One Drechmeria coniospora strain ARSEF 6962 chromosome 01, whole genome shotgun sequence genomic region harbors:
- a CDS encoding putative trehalose-6-phosphate synthase/trehalose phosphatase: MARRESLSEIRAADPDLALTGNIISATFNIPHALTYHKGADWDLKPRRGQSALFDSFAYLSSDATPWNHTVVAWTGEIEPPAAASDPTSSSASTSAARPSLNALSAPVPFDASTRLPTPPLVDGLWIPKQDQARLEHQLSHSETIRTIPVWLADDADADADGVLLADQGRWRRFAQHDLYNLFHYKQHEPTDGRRERVQWADYYRLNQRFADKIIEAYKPGDVVVVHDYYLMLLPSMLRQRIPAMYVSFFLHAPFPSSEFLRCLPRRKEVLEGVLGANLVGFQSYGYARHFLSCCTRILGFPSDALGIDAYGARIEVAVFPIGIDAAKVESWADADSVTAKHDALRKLYGGKKIIVGRDRLDSVRGVAQKLQAFERFLEAYPEWREKVVLIQVTSPTTVDANAERDDGDDKIASRVNELVMKINGQYGSLGFSPVQHYPQYLSQDEYFALLRAADIGLITSVRDGMNTTSLEYVVCQKHGHGPLILSEFSGTAGSLRDAIHINPWDLGDVARKIDGALTMSADRRAAMQASLYRHVTTHNVQSWTDGFLRKVRSVLGDAAAANATPLLDRALLLSRYRSAGRRLFMFDYDGTLTPIVREPSAAVPSERIIRSLKMLASDDRNAVWIISGRDQEFLKQHLGHIAGLGFSAEHGSFMRNPGSQTWINLAESFDMGWQAEVMHVFQKYTDRVPGSFIERKRCALTWHYRQADPEQGVHMSRQCHKELESGVGTKWEVEVMPGKANIEVRPTFINKGEIAKRLISTYHNPQATPKEREPSPGRVEFALCMGDDFTDEDMFRSLNGASGPVLDADHVFSVTVGASTKVTLAKWHLLEPEDVIDCVSLLAGSVGPSGPERLGEVNLGALSAVEGHIPSEER, encoded by the exons ATGGCGCGCCGCGAGTCTCTCTCCGAGATTCGCGCCGCCGACCCTGACCTCGCCCTGACGGGCAACATCATCTCGGCCACCTTCAACATCCCCCACGCCCTGACCTACCACAAGGGGGCTGACTGG GACCTCAAACCCCGCCGTGGCCAGTCGGCCCTCTTCGACTCCTTCGCCTACCTCTCCTCCGACGCGACCCCCTGGAACCACACGGTCGTCGCCTGGACGGGCGAGATCGaaccgcccgccgccgcctccgacccgacgtcgtcctcggcctcgacctcggccgcccgccCCTCCCTCAACGCCCTCTCGGCGCCCGTCCCCTTCGACGCGAGCACCCgtctgccgacgccgcccctcgtcgacggcctctgGATACCGAAGCAGGACCAGGCTCGTCTCGAGCACCAGCTCTCGCACAGCGAGACGATCCGCACGATCCCCGTctggctcgccgacgacgccgacgccgacgccgacggcgtcctcctcgccgaccaGGGCCGGTGGCGCCGCTTCGCCCAGCACGACCTCTACAACCTCTTCCACTACAAGCAGCACGAGCcgaccgacggccgacgcgagCGCGTCCAGTGGGCCGACTACTACCGCCTGAACCAACGGTTTGCCGACAAGATCATCGAGGCCTACAAgcccggcgacgtcgtcgtcgtccacgacTACTACCTCATGCTCCTGCCGAGCATGCTGCGCCAGCGCATCCCGGCCATGTACGTCTCCTTCTTCCTGCACGCGCCCTTCCCGAGCAGCGAGTTCCTGCGCTGCCTGCCCCGGCGCAAGGAGGTGCTCGagggcgtcctcggcgcgaacctcgtcggcttccagTCCTACGGCTACGCCCGCCACTTCCTCAGCTGCTGCACCCGCATCCTCGGCTTCCCctccgacgccctcggcatcgacgcctaCGGCGCCCGCATCGAGGTCGCCGTCTTCcccatcggcatcgacgccgccaaggtcgagtcctgggccgacgccgactccGTCACGGCAAAGCACGACGCCCTCAGGAAGCTCTACGGCGGCAAGAagatcatcgtcggccgcgaccgGCTCGACAGCGTCCGCGGCGTCGCCCAGAAGCTGCAAGCCTTTGAGCGCTTCCTCGAAGCCTACCCCGAGTGGCGCGAAAAGGTCGTCCTCATCCAGGTGACGTCGCCGaccaccgtcgacgccaacgccgagcgcgacgacggcgacgacaagatCGCGAGCCGCGTCAACGAGCTCGTCATGAAGATCAACGGCCAGTACGGCAGCCTCGGCTTCTCCCCCGTCCAGCACTACCCCCAGTACCTGAGCCAGGACGAGTACTTTGCCCTgctccgcgccgccgacatcGGCCTCATCACCTCGGTCCGCGACGGCATGAACACGACGAGCCTCGAGTACGTCGTCTGCCAGAAGCACGGCCACGGACCCCTCATCCTCTCCGAGTTCAGCGGCACCGCCGGCAGCCTCCGCGACGCCATCCACATCAACCCCTGggacctcggcgacgtcgcccgGAAGATCGACGGCGCGTTGACCATGTCGGCCGACCGGCGGGCCGCCATGCAGGCGAGCCTCTACCGGCACGTCACCACCCACAACGTGCAGTCGtggaccgacggcttccTCCGAAAGGTCCGCagcgtcctcggcgacgccgccgccgccaacgcgACGCCCCTGCTCGACCGCGCCCTGCTGCTGTCGCGGTACcggtcggccggccggcggctGTTCATGTTCGACTACGACGGCACCCTGACGCCCATCGTGCGGGAGCCGAGcgcggccgtgccgtcggAGCGCATCATCCGCTCCCTCAAGATGCTCGCCTCGGACGACAGGAATGCCGTCTGGATCATCTCGGGCCGCGACCAGGAGTTTCTCAAGCAGCACCTCGGCCAcatcgccggccttggcttctcggccgagcacggcAGCTTCATGAGGAACCCGGGCTCGCAGACGTGGATCAACCTCGCCGAATCCTTCGATATGGGCTGGCAAGCCGAGGTCATGCACGTCTTTCAAAAGTACACCGACAGGGTGCCAG GCTCCTTCATCGAACGGAAACGCTGCGCGCTCACGTGGCACTACCGGCAGGCCGATCCCGAGCAGGGCGTCCACATGTCGCGGCAGTGCCACAAGGAGCTCGAGTCGGGCGTCGGCACGAAGTGGGAGGTCGAGGTGATGCCGGGCAAGGCCAACATCGAGGTGCGGCCGACCTTTATCAACAAGGGCGAGATCGCGAAGCGGCTCATCTCCACCTACCACAACCCGCAGGCGACGCCGAAGGAGCGGGAGCCGAGCCCCGGACGGGTCGAGTTCGCCCTCTGCATGGGTGACGACTTCACCGACGAGGACATGTTCCGCAGCCTCAACGGCGCCTCCGGacccgtcctcgacgccgaccacGTCTtttccgtcaccgtcggcgccagCACCAAGGTGACGCTGGCCAAGTGGCATCTCCTCGAGCCCGAAGACGTCATCGACTGCgtctccctcctcgccggctccgtcggcccCTCGGGTCCGGAGCGGCTCGGCGAGGTGAACCTCGGCGCGCTGAGCGCGGTGGAGGGACACATTCCCTCGGAGGAAAGGTGA